Proteins encoded in a region of the Poecilia reticulata strain Guanapo linkage group LG14, Guppy_female_1.0+MT, whole genome shotgun sequence genome:
- the trim3b gene encoding tripartite motif-containing protein 3b isoform X1: MSTAMAKREAGSSSPVVRQIDKQFLVCSICLDHYHNPKVLPCLHTFCESCLQNYIPPESLTLSCPVCRQTSILPEKGVGALQNNFFITNLMEVLQREPECSRPEACSVLESVSAAVAGKPLCCPNHEGKVMEFYCESCETAMCLDCTEGEHRDHMTVPLRDVVEQHKAVLKTQLDAIHSRLPQLTAAVELVSEISRQLNERKTEAVAEINSTFEELERVLHHRKTALITDLENICSSKQKVLHAQLSSLLQGKEHIQSSCSFTEQALSHGNATEVLLVQKQMSERVTALARHDFPEKPHQNAHLDCQVETEGLRRSIQNLGVLLTTSAVAHMSVATGEGLRHAATGQHQTITVTTKDKDGELVRTGNAVLKAEILSADGNRAAEVEITDNKNGTYEVGYTLRSEGEYSFCLLLYGQAIRGSPFRLRVVKPSDVPQSPDDVKRRVKSPSGTGGHIRQKAVRRPSSMYSTTKKKENPIEDELIYRVGSRGREKGEFTNLQGISASSNGRVVVADSNNQCIQVFSNDGQFKMRFGVRGRSPGQLQRPTGVTVDMNGDIVVADYDNRWVSIFSSDGKFKNKIGAGRLMGPKGVAMDKNGHIITVDNKACCVFIFQSNGKLVTKFGGRGTSDRQFAEKLGPNFNKSGSVFSPHFVAVNNKNEIIVTDFHNHSVKVYSADGEFLFKFGSHGEGNGQFNAPTGVAVDANGNIIVADWGNSRIQVFDSTGSFLSYINTSADPLYGPQGLALTSDGHVAVADSGNHCFKVYRYLQ; encoded by the exons ATGTCCACTGCTATGGCCAAGCGTGAGGCTGGGAGCTCCAGCCCTGTGGTGCGTCAGATAGACAAGCAGTTCCTGGTTTGCAGCATCTGTTTGGATCACTACCACAACCCCAAGGTCCTGCCCTGTCTACACACTTTTTGCGAAAG CTGCCTCCAGAATTACATTCCTCCAGAGTCTCTGACACTCTCGTGTCCTGTGTGTCGACAAACATCCATCCTGCCTGAGAAAGGAGTGGGAGCTCTGCAGAACAACTTCTTCATCACTAATCTCATGGAG GTCCTGCAGCGTGAGCCGGAGTGTTCTCGGCCCGAGGCCTGTAGTGTGTTAGAGTCGGTCAGCGCTGCGGTAGCAGGGAAGCCTCTTTGCTGCCCAAACCATGAAGGAAAG GTGATGGAGTTCTACTGCGAGTCTTGTGAGACAGCCATGTGTTTGGACTGCACCGAGGGCGAGCACCGGGATCATATGACTGTTCCTCTGCGGGATGTAGTGGAGCAGCACAAAGCTGTGCTCAAAACACAGCTTGATGCCATTCACAGCAG ACTTCCTCAGCTGACAGCAGCTGTTGAGCTGGTGAGCGAGATCTCGCGTCAgctaaatgaaagaaaaaccgAAGCAGTAGCAGAGATCAACAGTACGTTTGAAGAGCTGGAGCGGGTGCTGCATCACCGTAAGACAGCCCTCATCACAGACTTGGAGAACATCTGCAGCTCCAAGCAAAAG gtCCTCCATGCCCAGCTTTCCTCTCTTCTCCAGGGGAAGGAACACATCCAGAGCAGCTGTAGCTTCACAGAGCAGGCTCTCAGCCATGGGAATGCAACTGAG GTGCTACTGGTTCAGAAGCAGATGAGTGAGCGGGTCACAGCTCTGGCCAGACACGACTTTCCAGAGAAGCCACATCAGAACGCACATCTAGACTGTCAG GTGGAGACTGAAGGCCTGCGGCGCTCCATCCAGAACCTGGGCGTTCTCCTCACAACATCAGCCGTGGCACACATGTCTGTCGCCACAGGGGAGGGACTGAGACATGCAGCTACTGGGCAGCACCAAACCATTACTGTGACAACAAAAGACAAA GATGGAGAGTTGGTGAGGACaggaaatgctgttttaaagGCTGAGATATTGTCGGCTGACGGTAACAGAGCTGCAGAAGTAGAAATAACGGACAACAAGAATGGAACGTATGAAGTGGGCTACACGTTGCGCTCCGAAGGAGAGTATTCATTCTGCCTGCTGCTGTACGGTCAGGCCATACGTGGCAGCCCATTCCGCCTGCGGGTGGTCAAACCGTCGGACGTGCCCCAGTCTCCGGATGATGTGAAAAGGAGGGTGAAGTCCCCGAGCGGGACAGGTGGCCACATCCGTCAGAAAGCGGTGCGACGGCCTTCCAGCATGTACAGCACCACCAAGAAAAAGGAGAACCCCATTGAGGATGAGCTCATCTACAGAGTTG GTTCCCGGGGAAGGGAAAAGGGCGAGTTCACAAATCTGCAAGGAATCTCAGCCTCCAGCAACGGTAGAGTGGTGGTGGCTGACAGCAACAACCAGTGCATACAG GTATTTTCCAACGATGGGCAGTTTAAAATGCGCTTCGGGGTCAGAGGTCGTTCTCCAGGACAGCTGCAGAGACCGACAGGAGTCACTGTAGACATGAACGGAGACATCGTGGTGGCCGATTATGACAACAGATGGGTCAGCATCTTCTCCTCAGATGGCAAGTTCAAG AATAAGATTGGTGCAGGCCGTCTCATGGGTCCCAAAGGAGTGGCCATGGATAAAAACGGACACATTATCACTGTGGATAACAAAGCCTGCTGTGTCTTCATCTTTCAGTCCAATGGAAAGCTGGTGACCAAGTTTGGAGGCAGAGGGACGTCTGATAGACAATTTGCAG AAAAACTTGGCCCAAACTTTAATAAATCTGGCTCAGTTTTCA GTCCACACTTTGTCGCAGTGAACAACAAGAATGAAATTATAGTGACAGATTTTCACAATCACTCTGTTAAG GTATACAGCGCAGATGGGgagtttctgtttaaatttggCTCTCATGGAGAAGGCAATGGTCAGTTCAACGCGCCCACTGGTGTGGCTGTGGATGCTAATGGAAACATCATTGTAGCCGACTGGGGTAACAGTAGAATACAG GTTTTTGATAGCACAGGGTCCTTCCTGTCCTACATTAACACCTCAGCAGACCCGCTCTATGGGCCCCAGGGCCTCGCTCTCACCTCAGATGGACATGTGGCAGTTGCAGACTCCGGGAATCACTGCTTCAAAGTTTACAGATATCTGCAGTAG
- the trim3b gene encoding tripartite motif-containing protein 3b isoform X2 gives MSTAMAKREAGSSSPVVRQIDKQFLVCSICLDHYHNPKVLPCLHTFCESCLQNYIPPESLTLSCPVCRQTSILPEKGVGALQNNFFITNLMEVLQREPECSRPEACSVLESVSAAVAGKPLCCPNHEGKVMEFYCESCETAMCLDCTEGEHRDHMTVPLRDVVEQHKAVLKTQLDAIHSRLPQLTAAVELVSEISRQLNERKTEAVAEINSTFEELERVLHHRKTALITDLENICSSKQKVLHAQLSSLLQGKEHIQSSCSFTEQALSHGNATEVLLVQKQMSERVTALARHDFPEKPHQNAHLDCQVETEGLRRSIQNLGVLLTTSAVAHMSVATGEGLRHAATGQHQTITVTTKDKDGELVRTGNAVLKAEILSADGNRAAEVEITDNKNGTYEVGYTLRSEGEYSFCLLLYGQAIRGSPFRLRVVKPSDVPQSPDDVKRRVKSPSGTGGHIRQKAVRRPSSMYSTTKKKENPIEDELIYRVGSRGREKGEFTNLQGISASSNGRVVVADSNNQCIQVFSNDGQFKMRFGVRGRSPGQLQRPTGVTVDMNGDIVVADYDNRWVSIFSSDGKFKNKIGAGRLMGPKGVAMDKNGHIITVDNKACCVFIFQSNGKLVTKFGGRGTSDRQFAGPHFVAVNNKNEIIVTDFHNHSVKVYSADGEFLFKFGSHGEGNGQFNAPTGVAVDANGNIIVADWGNSRIQVFDSTGSFLSYINTSADPLYGPQGLALTSDGHVAVADSGNHCFKVYRYLQ, from the exons ATGTCCACTGCTATGGCCAAGCGTGAGGCTGGGAGCTCCAGCCCTGTGGTGCGTCAGATAGACAAGCAGTTCCTGGTTTGCAGCATCTGTTTGGATCACTACCACAACCCCAAGGTCCTGCCCTGTCTACACACTTTTTGCGAAAG CTGCCTCCAGAATTACATTCCTCCAGAGTCTCTGACACTCTCGTGTCCTGTGTGTCGACAAACATCCATCCTGCCTGAGAAAGGAGTGGGAGCTCTGCAGAACAACTTCTTCATCACTAATCTCATGGAG GTCCTGCAGCGTGAGCCGGAGTGTTCTCGGCCCGAGGCCTGTAGTGTGTTAGAGTCGGTCAGCGCTGCGGTAGCAGGGAAGCCTCTTTGCTGCCCAAACCATGAAGGAAAG GTGATGGAGTTCTACTGCGAGTCTTGTGAGACAGCCATGTGTTTGGACTGCACCGAGGGCGAGCACCGGGATCATATGACTGTTCCTCTGCGGGATGTAGTGGAGCAGCACAAAGCTGTGCTCAAAACACAGCTTGATGCCATTCACAGCAG ACTTCCTCAGCTGACAGCAGCTGTTGAGCTGGTGAGCGAGATCTCGCGTCAgctaaatgaaagaaaaaccgAAGCAGTAGCAGAGATCAACAGTACGTTTGAAGAGCTGGAGCGGGTGCTGCATCACCGTAAGACAGCCCTCATCACAGACTTGGAGAACATCTGCAGCTCCAAGCAAAAG gtCCTCCATGCCCAGCTTTCCTCTCTTCTCCAGGGGAAGGAACACATCCAGAGCAGCTGTAGCTTCACAGAGCAGGCTCTCAGCCATGGGAATGCAACTGAG GTGCTACTGGTTCAGAAGCAGATGAGTGAGCGGGTCACAGCTCTGGCCAGACACGACTTTCCAGAGAAGCCACATCAGAACGCACATCTAGACTGTCAG GTGGAGACTGAAGGCCTGCGGCGCTCCATCCAGAACCTGGGCGTTCTCCTCACAACATCAGCCGTGGCACACATGTCTGTCGCCACAGGGGAGGGACTGAGACATGCAGCTACTGGGCAGCACCAAACCATTACTGTGACAACAAAAGACAAA GATGGAGAGTTGGTGAGGACaggaaatgctgttttaaagGCTGAGATATTGTCGGCTGACGGTAACAGAGCTGCAGAAGTAGAAATAACGGACAACAAGAATGGAACGTATGAAGTGGGCTACACGTTGCGCTCCGAAGGAGAGTATTCATTCTGCCTGCTGCTGTACGGTCAGGCCATACGTGGCAGCCCATTCCGCCTGCGGGTGGTCAAACCGTCGGACGTGCCCCAGTCTCCGGATGATGTGAAAAGGAGGGTGAAGTCCCCGAGCGGGACAGGTGGCCACATCCGTCAGAAAGCGGTGCGACGGCCTTCCAGCATGTACAGCACCACCAAGAAAAAGGAGAACCCCATTGAGGATGAGCTCATCTACAGAGTTG GTTCCCGGGGAAGGGAAAAGGGCGAGTTCACAAATCTGCAAGGAATCTCAGCCTCCAGCAACGGTAGAGTGGTGGTGGCTGACAGCAACAACCAGTGCATACAG GTATTTTCCAACGATGGGCAGTTTAAAATGCGCTTCGGGGTCAGAGGTCGTTCTCCAGGACAGCTGCAGAGACCGACAGGAGTCACTGTAGACATGAACGGAGACATCGTGGTGGCCGATTATGACAACAGATGGGTCAGCATCTTCTCCTCAGATGGCAAGTTCAAG AATAAGATTGGTGCAGGCCGTCTCATGGGTCCCAAAGGAGTGGCCATGGATAAAAACGGACACATTATCACTGTGGATAACAAAGCCTGCTGTGTCTTCATCTTTCAGTCCAATGGAAAGCTGGTGACCAAGTTTGGAGGCAGAGGGACGTCTGATAGACAATTTGCAG GTCCACACTTTGTCGCAGTGAACAACAAGAATGAAATTATAGTGACAGATTTTCACAATCACTCTGTTAAG GTATACAGCGCAGATGGGgagtttctgtttaaatttggCTCTCATGGAGAAGGCAATGGTCAGTTCAACGCGCCCACTGGTGTGGCTGTGGATGCTAATGGAAACATCATTGTAGCCGACTGGGGTAACAGTAGAATACAG GTTTTTGATAGCACAGGGTCCTTCCTGTCCTACATTAACACCTCAGCAGACCCGCTCTATGGGCCCCAGGGCCTCGCTCTCACCTCAGATGGACATGTGGCAGTTGCAGACTCCGGGAATCACTGCTTCAAAGTTTACAGATATCTGCAGTAG